ATAATTCGGGAATTGTTAAGAAGGTGTTCCCAacaagaatattattattagaaataCTATGGGATTTCGTTTTCCTTACTTTTATTCATTGttgtcataaaataaaatctgctTAAATGGCTCCTTCCGTCACTTCTCTCTTTTCTAAGTAGTTTTGGTTCCAAATATCTGGCACGAATCATTTAAATGTTGTGATTAAAACCGAAACACTAATTAGAGCACAGACACCACAGACCAAGCACAACTTAACTCCACTGACCAACATGTGAATAATCACACTGCACAACAAGAAACAGTCGACGGTTTATCAACTAATTTCGGTCCAGCCAATCGTGATATTCGAAAAGTATTCGATATCTACTTATTTGAAATTGAAGTTTCAATTGAATGCCACGATTGCGGACTTTGTGTCTAACCCTGAATGTTTCAACGAGCTTAATTCAAACGAAATCCTGTAAATATACACATTCGTATGTCTAGAGTCTAAGATTGAAGGAAGATCGCTCTGCAAGAAACTTAATATGTAAACTATAAAATAAGCgtttagaaataataatattttaaaaaaattgattctaTAGCTTTGTTTGCTTGATCTAGGGTACGAATTTCCAAATATTAAGGAAAAGtcttatacaattttaatctataataattttaataataattattagatATTAATTGcctatcaagtttttttttaaatatgttgagatttttttttttaacataaaacagatatattttgtatttgtaacTCAAAAAGTTGTATAGAAGATATAGTAGTTGATTACCTTTCATCAGGGCGATCGTCTTTCAGAGCGTATAGTTTTCATAGAGTTTTGGATAATTTGCCCTGCACTCTGCCATCGAATTCTCGAGTCGCCAACTGCCAAGATTGGATATTAATTATTTCGCCTTTGGTTTCTctcccaaaaacaaaacaaacacattCTAGTCTGCACGTTAGTTGTACATAAAAAATGTCACCTGTCCGTGGTGTCCAAGTGTCCGGGCATGCGAGATGAGGTAAGAGCCAGTGGAATATCCCCCGAGATCCTGAGaattaaatttgaatgttCTTATAATCCCTTAGCAAACCAAAGTGGAGGTGGTGCCGGCGGGCCAGAGATTCAATGTGAACGTGCCGCATCGGTTTGTGGTGCACAGCTACAAGCGGTTCACCTTCTGCGACCACTGCGGATCCCTACTATATGGCCTGATAAAGCAGGGACTGCAGTGCGAGACCTGCGGGATGAACGTGCACAAGCGGTGCCAGAAGAACGTGGCCAATACGTGTGGCATCAACACGAAGCAGATGGCCGAGATCCTCAGTTCGCTGGGCATTTCGCCGGACAAGCAGCAGCCGCGTCGCTCCAAGTACTTGAACCAGCAGGGCGGCGAGGATAACTACGGTGCCTCCTTGGGCGGCGACGGCGACGGGGCACCGGGCCAGTCATTCCGCAGCGGCGCCCTGTCGGCGGACAGCTTGGCCAACTCGACGACGACGCTGACCAGCGGCTACAATAGCAGCAGCTGTATGAGCCTGGCGGTGGGCGGATCGGGAGGAGGCGGCGTGGGCGGGGGCGGGGCCACCGGAGAGACTCGACCCGGCAAGTGCTCCTTGCTGGACTTCAATTTCATCAAGGTTCTGGGCAAGGGCTCCTTCGGCAAGGTGATGCTAGCCGAGAAGAAGGGCACCGACGAGATTTATGCCATCAAGGTGCTCAAGAAGGACGCAATCATCCAGGACGACGACGTCGATTGCACCATGACCGAGAAGCGCATCCTGGCGCTGGCCGCCAACCATCCCTTCCTGACTGCGTTACATTCCTGTTTCCAGACCCCGGACCGCCTGTTCTTCGTGATGGAGTACGTGAACGGGGGCGATCTGATGTTCCAGATCCAGAAGGCGCGTCGCTTCGAGGCCTCGCGCGCCGCCTTCTATGCGGCGGAGGTCACCCTGGCGCTGCAGTTCCTCCACACCCACGGCGTCATCTACCGCGACCTGAAGCTGGACAACATCCTGCTCGACCAGGAGGGCCACTGCAAGCTGGCCGACTTCGGGATGTGCAAGGAGGGCATCATGAACGGCATGCTGACCACCACCTTCTGCGGCACCCCCGACTACATCGCCCCGGAGATCCTCAAGGAGCAGGAGTACGGCGCCTCCGTCGACTGGTGGGCGCTGGGCGTCCTCATGTACGAGATGATGGCCGGCCAGCCGCCGTTCGAGGCCGACAACGAGGACGAGCTCTTCGACTCCATCATGCACGACGACGTCCTCTATCCGGTGTGGCTGTCCCGCGAGGCCGTCTCCATACTAAAGGGTGAGATGGTCTATCTGTTGTTACTAGAATGGTTTCTTCACCTGACTTTGATCATATGAGGAAATCAAATCATCTTTCTAAGAATTATTTgcttcatttttttcaaatttaaataatttaagtatTATAGTTGTCAATTTGAATATGGAATGAAATTTttctagtttattttttattgtaaaataattgaaatagtTCAGTTGTAAATTCTTAActtattattcctatgggcCCAAGGTATTTAGCAACAATTGTCTGacgtgtcgtatgagtaatattttttggaaaaacttcaAACTTTTTTCGTTTGTCTTGAGagtataaatgtttttaggAGAAACGATCCAGAACTATCCATCttttaaatctaattataatatatttgttaaaaaatatgaggAAACCAAATCatctttcaaatttaaataatttaaatattatagttGCCATTTTGAATTTGGAATAAAGTTTTACTAGTTTACTTTCTAGtgtaaaataatgaaaatagttCAGTTGTAAATTCTAAACTTATTATTCATATGGGCCTAGgtaattaaacaacaattgTCTAacgtgtcgtatgagtaatattttttggaaaaactttaaactttttccGTTCGTCTTGAGAgtataaaataatgtttttaagaGAAATGATCCAGAACTATAAATACCCTTACAATTCAATGGTTTTACATGGACAAATAAAATTCCATCTTctaaatctaattataatatatttgtttaaaattcccagagttaattatattatatttctgTTCCAATTCCATAGGTTTTCTCACCAAGAATCCGGAGCAGCGACTGGGTTGCACTGGCGATGAGAACGAGATACGCAAGCATCCATTTTTCAACAAGCTGGACTGGAAGGAGCTGGAGAAGCGCAACATAAAGCCACCATTCCGACCGAAAATGGTGAGCCAACAAAACGGAATTTTAATCAAGACATTTTATAACTATACATCAAAAACCCACAGAAAAACCCACGCGATGCCAACAACTTCGATGCGGAGTTCACCAAGGAGGATCCTGTACTCACACCGATCGGAAACGACGTGGTGCGCAGCATCAACCAGGACGAGTTCGCCGGCTTCTCGTTTGTGAATCCCAAATTCGGTCCGGAACGCAAAGTCTACTAAGCGCCAGCGATTGCAGTTCATGTTCACCTACCAGTTTGATTGGTCGCGATGCGATCTGGAGCCCCAAAAGGGATTGGGTGGAATCAGCTCAGCGGGGCTGGCCAACCGGATCGTCATCCAGCGTGTAGCGCATCCCCTAGCACAAGCAGtctaatattttcatttattactATAAATCCCCCCCATCCCCATTGTTGTCTGTTTCCAGCCGTAGGAGGTCCTAGTTTCGTTACCGGTCCTGTGTGTAGATCACTCATCCAGAACATCCAACAACCAGTGCCAATTGTCGAAACTGCTAAGCTTCAACGTGAATTAAAAGCGCACAAggacgcgaattcttcagctcCTGTCAACCGAACTTCCCACTTGCCCCCGCCCCCTTCCCGCCCAGAAACCTTAACCGCTTTAAGCTCCACACCTGTTGGAATCTATTTATGTTGTTTGCCAAgccccgaaaaacaaaaaccaacacaaaaaaaaaaaaagaggaaaccCCCACCCATCTAGTCAATGCCCAGTGGCTGAGTGCATTTTGTTATTAGTTATTTATTGATTGTTTGACGTGCCGAATCTCAAGTTTCGCACTCACAGACCGACAGCAGCATCCAAGCAGAGCTCTATTTATGGGAGGCGAGGCACTTGCTCCAAGCGAATCTCAAGGGAATTTCTAACACAATAGCCGCAATGTGCCGTCTgtactacacacacacacacccatacGACCACATAAATCTAATTTCtatttgttttatgta
This portion of the Drosophila takahashii strain IR98-3 E-12201 chromosome 3R, DtakHiC1v2, whole genome shotgun sequence genome encodes:
- the Pkc98E gene encoding protein kinase C isoform X2 → MATSSWQRFCVNPPSVRIAASLSVCTLVVHKKCHLSVVSKCPGMRDEQTKVEVVPAGQRFNVNVPHRFVVHSYKRFTFCDHCGSLLYGLIKQGLQCETCGMNVHKRCQKNVANTCGINTKQMAEILSSLGISPDKQQPRRSKYLNQQGGEDNYGASLGGDGDGAPGQSFRSGALSADSLANSTTTLTSGYNSSSCMSLAVGGSGGGGVGGGGATGETRPGKCSLLDFNFIKVLGKGSFGKVMLAEKKGTDEIYAIKVLKKDAIIQDDDVDCTMTEKRILALAANHPFLTALHSCFQTPDRLFFVMEYVNGGDLMFQIQKARRFEASRAAFYAAEVTLALQFLHTHGVIYRDLKLDNILLDQEGHCKLADFGMCKEGIMNGMLTTTFCGTPDYIAPEILKEQEYGASVDWWALGVLMYEMMAGQPPFEADNEDELFDSIMHDDVLYPVWLSREAVSILKGFLTKNPEQRLGCTGDENEIRKHPFFNKLDWKELEKRNIKPPFRPKMKNPRDANNFDAEFTKEDPVLTPIGNDVVRSINQDEFAGFSFVNPKFGPERKVY
- the Pkc98E gene encoding protein kinase C isoform X1, which gives rise to MFTGKLQIKVCEASGLRPTDFQKRHNLTFGKLADEQLIDPYVSIDVDESHFDRATTRPKTFDPVWNEQFVHDVTNVSNINLTVFHDAALPPDDFVANCIISFEDLMQSETAVQDLWVNLEPQGKIHVIIELKNRTDKAKAEAVVEHTVAVNKEFKERAGFNRRRGAMRRRVHQVNGHKFMATFLRQPTFCSHCREFIWGIGKQGYQCQVCTLVVHKKCHLSVVSKCPGMRDEQTKVEVVPAGQRFNVNVPHRFVVHSYKRFTFCDHCGSLLYGLIKQGLQCETCGMNVHKRCQKNVANTCGINTKQMAEILSSLGISPDKQQPRRSKYLNQQGGEDNYGASLGGDGDGAPGQSFRSGALSADSLANSTTTLTSGYNSSSCMSLAVGGSGGGGVGGGGATGETRPGKCSLLDFNFIKVLGKGSFGKVMLAEKKGTDEIYAIKVLKKDAIIQDDDVDCTMTEKRILALAANHPFLTALHSCFQTPDRLFFVMEYVNGGDLMFQIQKARRFEASRAAFYAAEVTLALQFLHTHGVIYRDLKLDNILLDQEGHCKLADFGMCKEGIMNGMLTTTFCGTPDYIAPEILKEQEYGASVDWWALGVLMYEMMAGQPPFEADNEDELFDSIMHDDVLYPVWLSREAVSILKGFLTKNPEQRLGCTGDENEIRKHPFFNKLDWKELEKRNIKPPFRPKMKNPRDANNFDAEFTKEDPVLTPIGNDVVRSINQDEFAGFSFVNPKFGPERKVY